The Camelus ferus isolate YT-003-E chromosome 26, BCGSAC_Cfer_1.0, whole genome shotgun sequence nucleotide sequence TTCCTCCCGAGGCCTGCACTGCCTCCTGTTGTCTGACCTGGTGCGGGCAGAGAGGATGGCCCTCTGTATCTTGAACTCCACATCCTCTGAGATGGGGAGCGTTTAGGCCTGAGCCGCTGGGTCGAAGTTCTCTCTCTTCATGaacagcaccccccacccccaccccgggaggaggcaggagagataCCGCAAGGTCtttctaagtgaaaggagcctGCCTTTGGAAGCAGCCGCCTAAAATTCACGGGGGCGGAGAGTCCTTCCAGCTTTTTCTGCAGTGGTGATAGAACATCTTTGAGGTTAACTGGGTCATATTCTATACAACTtagcttattttcatttatgtgcTAAGCAGAAGCAGTCTTAACACagttcctcttccttctctctaccTTCTATTGAAAAGGCATCCCTAGCAAGGGCAGAAAGAAATGGGCAGTGTCTGCTCCCACAGCGCTGCGGGAAGGTGCGTCTGGGGAGGGCAGCAATGCCTCCTGCTTCCCGGTTCCCTGGAGAAGCCAGTGGAAGGCAGGAAATGGGGGTTCCTGGCAGGGGGTTCTGGGGGCAGGAAActaaagggaaatggggagacaGGCCCCTTAGATTATCTGTAGTAAGCGCCTGAGTTGATTAGGGGTTGGGTAATTTCGGTAATTTTTTCCCACCAGAGTTGTTCCTTCTATTTTGCAGCTAGTGGGCCTTTGTGTGCATCTCATTTCATGTGCAGTGGTGGGTGTGGAGTAAAAGTGGTCAGACGCAACGCCAGTGGGAGACTGCTGGTGTCTGCCACCCTAGGGGGGACAGTAAAACAGCTGGCTATTTCCAGAAGGTCTGTTATCCTTCCTGGCCCCAGGCTACGTCATTCTTACCAATTAATTGCATTAAAAAAgccaatttttctatttctgccacTTTAAAGGGCAGTTGGTTACTCACTGCAGGTAGTTAATAATTAATACCACAGGCAAGAATTCATACTTAAGAATAAACTTTACTTAGTATCAATGAAATGCTGCCTGGcctttatatttcataatattacCCAAGTTTTGCCAAAAGCAGTAACCCAAATCACATTTTCTGGTCTGTTAGCTAGTAAAAGTTACCCTTTgggataaacttttttttttaagctcattttatttaaaatcatgtaaGATTTTTAGGGAGAGTTTAGAAATTTCAGCTTTCCAGTTTTTATCAGAGTACACATCCCCATAGAAGCCCCTTTTTCTCACTGTCAAAGATCCTTGGATTAGAGTTTTAGACACCCCTCACCACCTCCCTTGCCCCCGGTcagtagagaaagacaaaaagaacattttcttaccCCAACAGAAGTCATTCTTTACCTCTCACATTCCCAAATAACACATCAGTCAGTTATGATGATTTCAGGTATAAAAATATTACCTTACTTTTCCTCTTGCCTAAAATTCATCTCAGCCCATGCCCTTTGTCACGTATTATTCTAGTTCTGACTTCAAAGCTGTTCCGGAGCTGCTTTGAGAACTTGGGAAGATCAAATATTCCAGCTTCTCCCTCTAGGTTGGAACTCATGTTCCCAATCATCCCCAGACCTGAAGATACAGACTCGGACATTGCATGTCTAGAGAAATCAGCCACCAAGGCCCATCATGAATGCTGTGGGTGGGGGTCAGGCCTTCTGCCTGTTCTCACTCCATGTCCATTTGCCCCGCCCATCCTCATTTCCAGGAGGTCAGTGGCATCAAACAGCACAGCTCTGAGGGATGCTAAGGTCAAACACCTCTTTCACCCAAAGGAAAAGGACTGGCTTTTCTCCTTGCAAATAGGACACAATGCCCATGGAAGCTGAAAATTGTTAGAATTACAAAAAATGGTAGGCCTTAAGGTAAATTTCTAACCCCTGCCATCAGGCGTTAAGGAGTTAAAGGAATGAGGCAAACTCACTACTCTTTGCATCATTTGAACTGGATGCTTCCAACCAACCAAGCAACTAAAGATAGGGCGTAGGTGTAAACTGACAGTGACAGCCTGATCCTGGATGCTTCTGGAAAGGTGGGCTGTCCCCACCAAGGTGCGCTGCACAGAGgactgagggaaggagagaaggtggcATTTTTAAGGAACCAAGAAATTCCTTGAACAAATCAGAACATCTGAAAccagatatctggttttctttctggGAAGCAGTTCCGCCTAACAAAGAGGAAGGTTGACAGGAAGGAATGTTGACTCTTGGCTGAATGGAGCAGAGAGCATGGAAGGGGCCGCAAACTGGGTCCAGCCCGACTGTGGCGTCAGGTGTCAGCCAGCGGGCCTGGGACCTGGGTCTTTGCAGGGAGTCCCAGGGTAAGAAGCTCACTTAGGTAAGTTGTAAATACTGCTCAGCATCTCTAGGGGCATTTTTTTAGGTCAACACTCACATTGAGGGACGTTCTCAAAGGCAAAGGACCTTCAGATGACCCCAGACTTTCTTGCTGGGCAACATTTGCCTTGTGTTGATAAGATGTCCCGGGAGAGCAAGGCCAGGAGCCTATCTGTGAATGGGGATATTCTGAGTGTTGAGAGGGGAATGAGAAGAAGGCTGCGGTCACTTTAAGATCCATGACATTGTCACCACCGAGACAGTCTTTCCTATCACAGACAGCTTTAAAAGTCCTGTTGTGGTGAGAGGACCAGCACCACCCCAGCCTGCCCTTTCTAAAGGACCATCTCTCATCCACTCTCCACCCAGACATGGGTGGGAGGCTGGTGGGTCCTCATTTTCAGGAAACTTTGAAAATTGCCTtgctgtgtgtgtgagaaaaagaaaagaacacagaacTGAACTGTAGCTGTGGTTATTCCTCAAAGAAGTCGGGTGGAAAATTATagttcttcccctcccctcccctcccccagactctcaagttttaaaattaagatgagaaaatgagagtTTTAAGACTGTATTATTAAATAAGAACATGGGAAAAAATGGTCACAATTAGTCAGCATATCTGTTACAGAATTACATTCAATAGGACGTAGGGAAAACCGGGGGGAATTCATTGGCATATGTATTGTGAATTATGTTCAGAAGATAAAAATCAGACGTTAAGGCACCTGCTGTCAGTTTGCAGTTTGCAGATAAGTAGTTGGTGGACATTCAGGATCACAGAATATTGGGACTTAGAGACAGTATAGCTGGAACCTTATATTTTGAGGGTAGAAGACATGGTTTAGGAGGGAAGGTGCTTGCTGGGGCTCCCACAGCCAGAGCTGAGACGTGGGGATCTAAACCTAGCTCTTACTGGAAGGGCTGTGCTGTGGTCCCCACACAGATTTCGGATGGGAAGCGGGGAAGCACCGAGGAGAGAAGAGCAGGGGTCAGACTTTTTCAACCCCACCCACAGAAGGACATTCAGTTTCATTTCCGCCATGACCCAGTAAAGGGCCAGACATGCCTGAAACTGGAGGGCCAGGAAATTACACCCTCTGTCAACGCAATGCTTTCCagtagtttctattttattttgtcaaatttttaaaaaatgctggtcACGACTCCTTCATGACTACCTGTGGTCAGGGAGGCACTGGAAAGAAGCAGAGTTTGGTGAAATGTCAGCAGTTCCCTGTTCACATCCTTTCTGTTTCTGCATGAAAATTCTTTCTTCACTTGAGAAGGACCACCAGGGAGGCAGACTGAGCAGCAGGGTGGGCTCCTGCTGGCCAGGTTAGAAGTGGGCTTTGGGACCAGCGGGCTGAAGGCCATCCTCGCCCTTACCTGAGGCCACCTtgcacttcagtttcctcttctgtaaaactgGGGCAGGTCACACCTTCCTCAAGGGCTGCTGCTTGGACACACACCAACGCATAATGAACATTTCCTTTTAAGAGGGTCTATCATTTTATTAACGTGGATGGGAGACCCCAAGGGCTTCCTGGGATGTGGACTGAATGGTCCCTTACAGCTGCACCACCTTGCCTTACCTACTCTGGGCCCCACCATCGCATGTCCTACTCATCCGAGGTCTTGGCCTGAGTGCAGCTCCGTGGCCCCAGAAGGAGGTCCTTTGGTGATGCTCCTTCTAACTACTAGCCACTGACACCTCACCCCCAGCAAAGCCAGGGACAGCTCAGGAAGGAAAACCCTTTCCATTCTGTCACCATCAAGGATGTGACTCTTCTGCTGCTCCTGTCCCTTGAATAAATCTGCTTCATCACTTAGTTCCTTTCTGACCGTTCTCTGAAGATCCCCGAGAAGGACTGacttttcagtcatttttctgcTTCATTGTAATGGTGCCTTTTCCTGACCATTGTTGTCTCTGCCCTGTCATGAGCAGCCTGGGGGAGATGGCAAACAGCCCCACTCCGGCCTGGTCTGGCCTCTGGGccacctgcccccttccctgccctccacacCCCCGGGGTCAGCTGTAGGCTCAGGACCCCTCTGCAGGGTCTGCTGCACCCCAAGATTGACCGATGATCAACCCTGCGAGATAGGGGATGTTCCTGGCCAGGTAGGGGATGCAGGGCTCAGGAAATGCCAGGTACCTGGCCTTCTGCTGTCTACCCACCAGCTCTCAAGACTCCaactggaaaaaataagtaaagccCAGGAGGAGAAAGCTGTCCAGAGCCTGAGGAGTTGCCAGTAGAGCTGGAGTCCCCCGTAGgtaccaaaaaaggaaaacttcgTGCGTGCTTCCCTGAGGCCAGGTGCAGAGCACTGATTGTTTCTATCAGTCCTCGCAGGTGGCTCTCGGCCTGGACTGTtaatcacattttacagatgaggaagaggctcagagaggttcagcaacAGACCCAGGCTGCACAGCTGATGATTCACAGGCCTGGCTTTCAGCCTGGACCTGCAAGTCTGACCGCAAAAGCTGGGCTCTTCTGGAACTTGAGTCTGGTGCCCTGTCCTGTACCTTCTCAGCAATGGGCAGAACATTCTCTTGACCACTCTGAGGCTCCTGGCTCCTGCCGCCCTCAGGGCTTCTtttcctctgtgaccttgaaGCCTGACTGCTGGCCTGCCTGTCCAGGTGATGACCCATTGGAGGGTACCATTCATGTCTTACAgctctttgaaaaaatgtattttaatagctCAAATGATGTAATAAATACACAgattattttagtgaaaatatttcaaatctctAGAAGTATATAGCATAACAAGGGATGGCTTTTCGATTTGTTGATGGACCCATTTCTCCTTCTACTTTCTCCAAAGGGAAGCCCTTCCCAAAGTTCCGCATCCCAGAGGCCTATCGTGGGAACTTCAGCTCCAGGCACTTGCTGGCTCTTCTTCCCCCATGCACTGCATTTGGGACAGCAGTGTTTGCAGCCTGGCAGGGAAAGGGGACAGATGGGGGTGATGGAAGGCAGGGGTGCTCCTGTGACACAAAGTCCACTAAGGCCACCAACACGTCTGAAGCGGGCAGTACTGGCCCCTCCAGCAGGTTTTTCCCTCCAGGGAGGCTGGTCATTATGACTCAGCAGGAGCACAGGCCTGTGACCAGGGAGATGTCCATTTATATCCTGAGAGAGGGAGCGGTGGGGGGAATAGAGCCTCTggtcagaggggaaaaaatgtctgCCCTGTTTCTGTTAGCCTTATGATGTGGCAAACggtcattttccttcctctctgaagcAGTAGTTTCTAGGGCTGGGATTCGGGGCAAGTAATTGTCACATGTCGACATGTTGGAAAATTGCTATGAACGGTGATAGGGAACAGTGCACCCACCCTGTCACTCAGTCATAAAGATTTATTGGTGCTAGTGACCTCCGTGACCGTCAGTTGAATGGGTCCATTAGTATGGTTGTTCTGCAACCTGCAGACCCAACTGGATTAATTTATAATCCATTTCTGGTCctatggaaactgaaaaataaaaacacaagaagGGCCAAACCTTGACAGTAGATGATTAGTTTCCTGCAGAGCAGGATCCCAGAGATCACAAGAAAATCAGAGGTACAGGCTGAATGTCCCTCTTGGTGTGTTTCCCTTCCCGCCTCCACCTGCatctctgcccacccctgcccagccGGCATTTTCCTGCGTGGTACTAACACTGTTTCAGAGAAATTGGCCGTTTATCTTTCTTACTTAAAACACCTCCCTTCCACGGAAGATGATCCCACAGATGACCATTCCAGAGCTTAGCAACTCTCAGGTCAGGAAATCCTCCCTTGCCCCAAACCTGTATGGAGCAAAGAGGATTTATTTAGATTTAAgcctgtttcctttcattttggcCCCTTGTTGATGGAACAACTGCTTGTGAGACCATGTGATTGGCATCTGTTCTGTTGCTGAGATCCAGAAGGGCTGGTGCCAGGGTCatagtttttttattttctcccacaTTGGAGAACCTCTGAAAGGGCTGGAGTTGGAGGATGACAGACATCTTTGTAGGTCCCAAGGCTGCTGGCTGCCTTAGTGCTTGTGGAAACCCCCAGCAGCTATTCTTTCTTCCATGCTTTGTCGTCATCCTAAGAAAAGCTTGCCTTCTGCATTCCCCCCTGCACATCCTCCTTTGTGTATATGCATCCCAAACCGAAGTCTTGTTCCTAAAGCTTTCCTTCTAGCCGTCAGGATGCAGTCTGGGTAGAATATAGTCTCTGCGTCTCTGACAGTCGCCGTAGCCCTTATCTCTGAGCCCACAGCGCCACTCAGTGGCAAATATGGGTGCAACCAGCCCCAGCTTCCCAATGGCGCTCCTCAATCAGGATAGGATTCAAGTTCTTTCTGGTTTCCTGCTGGCGCAGTGACCCCATTAACCTGAACATCTTTCTCCTTTACAGGTGGCTATGAGAGGTTCTCCTCCGAGTACCCAGAATTCTGTTCCAAAACCAAGGCCCTGGCAGCCATCCCAGCGGCTGTGCCCCCAAGCACGGCTGAGTCCTTGGACCTGGGCTGCAGCTCCTGCGGAACCCCACTGCATGACCAGGTGCGGGGCTTCTGTTCAGAGTTCTGCTTGTTAAAGGCTTTGGACGTGGTGCCTCAATTTGGGGACACTGTGCTGAGCCCTTAGTATTGGGGTGCGATGTTAGGTAGAGCCCATCCTTCCCTGaaattcttccccttccttccattATTTCCTTTACtgaagaaacaaatataaagacacaagTCCCTGGTTTAGCCTCTAGAGCTTTGGGCAGATGAGTGAGGCCAGTAGTGTGTGAGCTGCTCTGCAGGCAGCTGAGACCCCAGCCCCAGTTCCCAGCAGTCAGGCTGTGCACCCTACACACAAGCCAGTCATAAATGCTAAATGGACGTAAATGGTCAGGCAACTCTCCTCCGAAGAAAACCAGCTGGCGCCAGGACATTACTTGTAAGTCCACCTCTTCCAGTCCTTTCCTTTAGATGGAGAAAGAGTGGATTTATGGGGTCCAGCAACTCTGCTCCCCAAATCCCAGATCACTTGTGTTGATCTGACTCAGAAGTGTCATTAGTTAAGCCAACGTGACCTCATTTTGCCAGGATCCCTCCTCTTGTCTGTGAGGCCACCATGGCACCTGTTTGTGATGTGCTAAGTAAAGACGTAGCCAACCAAGTAAGAACCCAAGCTACACCACAAATAGCTCAGTGATAGCAGGTGGAAGCTCTTCGTGTCACAAACAGTGGGATGATGCCAGCGTCGTCTGCCGCTTCACTGGCCACGGGGAAGGTAGGCAGGCTGCATGAACCAGCGGGCGGGGCCCATAAGGCCTACACCTGCTGTGCAGAGCCGAGCTCTCAGCCAGAGAAGTCCCACTGAGCCCATCACTCCGTCCAGGAGCTCCAGCAGGACATGGGGAAACCTGAAGGGGTGGTGTCCACAGGCAgtctccccagggcctgggaaaGACCACCTCAGACTGCCTTCCCTCTCCCGCATTACGTCCCCCAGCCTTCTTCCTGGTTGTCTTCCACTCAtgatgttgggggggggggggtcctgtgTTTTCCCTTTCTGGTGCAGGGGGGCCCCGTGGAGATCCTTCCCTTCCTCTACCTCGGCAGTGCCTACCATGCTGCCCGAAGAGACATGCTGGACGCCCTGGGCATCACCGCCCTGCTGAACGTCTCCTCCGACTGCCCAAACCACTTTGAAGGACACTACCAGTACAAGTGCATCCCGGTGGAGGATAACCACAAGGCGGACATCAGCTCCTGGTTCATGGAGGCCATCGAGTACATCGGTAGGCTGGCTCTGGCGGGGTGCTGGGTCCAAGgctggctgggggccagggaggatGGGAGCGGAGAGCGAGCCGCTGGTAACTGGTGTGTGGAAGCAGGGATTTAGGAAGGGCTGTATCCAGGCCCGTTTCCCCTCTTCCTTAGTAGGAAGACTTGCCCGTGGGCTGTTGCATGGGGCAGAGATATCGGAAGACGGACTTACACGAACAGCAGGACTTACGTAAACAGCAAGTGCCCTTAGTTAAGAGAGCCAATGGCCTTTTCCTCGTCTCCAGGGCAGAGAGGATAATTTGGGGATAGGGAGGAAGACAAAGGGAGAATTGGgccattgttttcatttctgcaaaTGAAAACCCTTCCCTGTATGTCAGGATGTAACTGGCTTTAGCTATGCACATTTCCTAAGCATAGTACATTTGTTTGGTTAAGTCTCAAAACTACCTCAGAATGGGTGGAATTCCGATGCCCCTCCCACGTGGGTTTCTTCCTTCAGTGGGTCAGCAGGAGGGCCCCAGCCCACGTTTCTCAGATCCTCCCCGCCACACCCTCGTTTTGGCTGAGGCCACCTGCCCGCGCCATAGGTGGAGGCGGGCACTGACTGTGCACTGCTCTCTGCCCCAGATGCGGTGAAGGAGCGCCGCGGGCGCGTGCTGGTGCACTGCCAGGCCGGCATCTCGCGCTCGGCCACCATCTGCCTGGCCTACCTGATGATGAAGAAGCgagtgaggctggaggaggccttCGAGTTCGTCAAGCAGCGGCGGAGCATCATCTCACCCAACTTCAGCTTCATGGGGCAGCTGCTGCAGTTCGAGTCGCAGGTGCTGGCCACGTCCTGCGCGGTGGAGGCCGCCAGCCCGTCGGGCCCCCTGCGCGAGCGGGGcaaggccacccccacccccacctcgcaGTTCGTATTCAGCTTCCCGGTCTCCGTGGGGGTGCACCCGGCCCCCAGCAGCCTACCGTACCTGCACAGCCCCATCACCACCTCCCCCAGCTGTTAGAGCCCTCGGAACGCCCCTAGACCCAAACCAGTCGGCTCTCAGCCAGGTGGGGTGGGCCCCTGTATGGGCAGCGAGTCGGGACTGACCAGCAGGGGGCAGGCGACCCAGCTCCTTCTATCCATTTCTCCTGGGCCAGCCGCGGGGCCCCGCGAGAAGGGCAATAAGGACCTCGAATACATATTTAacgcaaacaaacaaaacactccaACTTAGAGCAATAACGGCTTCCTCAACAGGCAGGGAAGACCTGGGTTTGGTTTGTGTGTCAGTTTTACTTTTCAGATAGGAATTTCTTACCTCATTTTTTTAAGCAGTAAGGCTTGAAGTTATGAAACCCACAGATCCTGGCAAATGTGCCCACTCAATTTTATtaaggggggtgggagggagggaagggaaagagaccAGAAGATAACAAGTTTGCCAGAAGTGCCTGGTTCTGTGTGCTTAGTCCTTTTGTCGTCGTAGTAGctacaggatttttttctttttttaagaaatctttttagGACCTGGTTTTCCTTTCTAAGTCACCAACAGGTGAATAATCAtgcttaataataaattaaaatatttattaagaatttccTCATAGTAAGTACAAAAAGTCTAGTGACAgtgaatttagaaatatttatattgatgTGGATCCGCGGAGCACAGTAGCATGCAGATGTCAAAGCAGTTAGGAAGTGGTGTGTACAAGTCAGCATGGTGACCAACTTGCATTCGCAGAGAAGCTGGGAGGGTGAGGTGGgcggaggaagaaaggaagggactACTTTTAAATCAGGACGTCCTTAAGTGTTCGTGCGCGGCTGGTGGCCGCCCCCCTTCCCTCCATCCGGGACACCGAATCCACCCATGCGCACATCCGCGGAGGCTGCTTCCGCCAACATGGAGTGTGGGCTGTCCTTTGGAAGTTGGTTCTTAGGCACAGGAACCACTGAAGCGATTTGAAACCATGAGAATATAACCGTTTCTGATGCTCAGTTTGGCGGTGAGAGCTTTTTTTCTCATAGACCTGCCTGAGAACTTGGATATTATCTGTGAGAAATGTTATATAATGTAAGGTGCTCCTAAAAAAATTGGGTGCAATTCAGAGTTTTCTGCAGTGAGTTACTTGGCAAGGCCACTGGGGAGCCCCTCTGACGAGACAGACCCGAAATGGAGCCTTTTGGAAGTGGAAGcaccatcttttttctcttttgcataaatcataatttttaattttagagggTTTTCTTGGAATGAAGTACACCAACAAATTCTTGCATTCTTAAAATTCCTGGTTTAGGTGGATATTTTTCAAAGCCATCTTGAATAAAAAGAGGGGAATGGACACCCTATTTCAGGTCCCGTGGAAGTCTAGGACGGCAGGAGAGGGTGAGTGGGGACTCAGGCAGATTCTGCTTGGGAGCTGGCTGCTCGGCTCCTGTGACGGGGACCCGGAGCACACTCAGGTGCCATTCTAGAATCCTTTCTTGGGATAATGCCATTTTCAGGGGCCATTCCAAAGGGGGGAATGGCCTTTGGAGAAAGGTGGGTTGGGCTTGGGGGGGGGAGACAAAGCTCGTGTTATTTAATTTGTAGTATTGTGGACAATGTTGCTATGGAGTGTCAGATTAGATGTAATTGCAAATTTGTCTAGAAACAGGAgcatgtttttgtttggtttggtttggctttttgttttgttttctccctctgAGGATCTAAGTGATGAACATTCTTGCTCACCTGTAAATAACTTCAAGCCTCAGTGTCAGAACAGTGTTGGGATGCCCCTTTTCATCCCTGTACCCCGACAGGATCAGATTCGTGACATTTCCTTCCATAAACATCGTTGGCATCGTTTGTCCTGCCTTTGTCAAGCCCTGTTGTGGGTGTGACCAGAGTTCCCGATTCCTGATTTCAGAAAAGCACgaggctccctccttccctgggagcTGCTTGGCTGAatcattgggggggggggggtgttggggTTCCTGGACAACAGACCTGTTCAGAGACGTTTCCACTTTTTCCTTGATTCCTGGACGTTGCTTCATGTTTTGTGATGAATGAGGTCAAGTGGGTTCGACAGCTGGAATAGCAGGGGTTCAACAAACGGTGGACCCGAGGAGGGGGTgcctgaggaggggagaggtggctTAGAACAGATTCACTTTCTACAGAACGAGTGTGCATTTGCCAAAACCTGTGTATCCTGCTTTGCCAGACAGTCGGAGCCCAGGACCCACCCCAGCCATGTCTTTTCCCTGCTTTCCAATCCAAGTCTTCTGTCAGCAATGTCAAACCACTGTTTATAAAGCTGTTTTCTTTGTACTTGATAGCAATGTGAGTcttaaaactcttagaaagaaaataggaaactGGCTTGATTGGAAATGGGGAGTTAAGGTCCCTATTCTCCCATCAGAAGCCCCTTGGGTGGCTTGGCTAGCTCTGATGAAGACAGCACCGCAGGGTCAGTCCCAGTGGCCGATGGGTCTCAACAGGCATCTCTCCCATGTAGTGATCTCCGATGATGCAAAATTTCTGTAATGGCCAGAAACAATTGCCCCTCTCACTGATTAAAGCTGTGCTATTGACTCCAAAAGGCCATAGACCCACTGGATCTTCTGCAGAGACTGAAGGACACTGCCAGTTCCCTCCCTGCGTCTTGTGTGCCAAGGGTGTTGGAGGAGCCGTGGGGAATGggcctgcctcccccaggccagtATTCAGCTGAGCTGCTGGCCAGGAGCTCCCAGCCTCGGTCTTTGCCTCCTGAGGCCATTTTCCTCAGGTGCCCATTCCAGCCTGATTTCAGAGAGGTTTCCACAGCGTTGGGAAGTCATGAGAAAAAATGTCAAATCCTTGGAAGATGGACAGAGGGCGGTGGGACAGGTAATTAATATGTGAGGGAAAGGGGCCGTTAGGCTGGACGTTGGGCACCAAGCCCTTAGTTAGCAAAGTGAAGGTTTGCCTTGGCTGCCCAGCAGTCTCAGCTGGGGGGCTTTGAAACGCTGCTACCAGGCCAGCCCAGACCAAGTACACCTGGGTTTCTGGAGgagggacccaggcatcagtgtTTCAGAAGCTCCCCAAGTGCTTTCCCTGTGTAACCAAGTTTGGAAAACTGCTTTCTGGATGGCAAGGTGCTCTTGGAGGCCAGGTCTTGATAACACAGAGCTAGCTTTTCTCGCAGAAACCATGGCCAGGTTTGTCACTGGCTCAGCTGAGGGACAAGGTGGTTTCTGTCAAGTGCTCAAGGGGCATGTGAGCTCCTGGACGAGGCGCCCTTTCACGCTCCTTCAGAGTCAGCTGGTCTGTGGAACATTGTCAGGACCTGAACACAGTGTCTGGATGTCGATGATCTACCTTGAAAGTTTCCTTGTCTGTCAAGCAGAATGGAGAGTGCCACCACTTTGAAGGTACCCTCCTCCCCCCGGGGGAACTGTGCCCTTCCTTGGAGTTTCTGAGTCATGTGAGAAAGAGGCTTCTTCAAGACAGCAATGCAATACTTGTAACTTCTGTAAATAGCCCCATCTTTCAGAGTGATGTCATTTCTACATTTGATATGCTTGTATTTCTGTAGGATGTATATAGTTTAGGGgatattttggtttggtttttttttttttttagaaaagtcaacatgtctgtttttatttattgcttgaaaaaaagcatttgaagaaaaataaatacattttcaaccaCCTCTGGCTTGACTTCtcctttcctgtaaaaactgTGCTGCTGTGTTACCTTGGTTGATCTGGGTCATTTGATAATCTTGTGCCCCGAGGAACATCTACAGTGGAGACAGGCTGGTCAGATCTGCAAGCCCATCTTTGCTCCCTAACCCCACTCAAGGTGACAGAAGGCTGATATGAATCTCTGAGAACCTGATTTCTCCACTCAGAGACAGTGACAGGAAGAATTGAATGATGAGAGACAGGGAGGGTCCTGCATCTGAGAGTCGACTCTGTCCCAAGCACTGGATGGAGTGATGATGGCTCTGAGGCTGGGAGAACTCAGTCTTAAATAGCCTAAGCCCAAGTGATTAGGGCTCTAACCAAAGAATGTACCAGCACATTCCACAGCTGAGACTCCCCGCCCCGTTGATAACAAGGGGGTCCAGCCTGGCTCACAGAACCTTAGGACATTTTCCTGACCTCATACTCTGTTGGGAGTGTGGAAATAGCAGGATGCCTCAAGGCC carries:
- the DUSP4 gene encoding dual specificity protein phosphatase 4; amino-acid sequence: MVTMEELREMDCSVLKRLMNRDENGGGAGGSGGHGALGLLSGGKCLLLDCRPFLAHSAGYIRGSVNVRCNTIVRRRAKGSVSLEQILPAEEEVRARLRSGLYSAVIVYDERSPRAESLREDSTVSLVVQALRRNAERTDICLLKGGYERFSSEYPEFCSKTKALAAIPAAVPPSTAESLDLGCSSCGTPLHDQGGPVEILPFLYLGSAYHAARRDMLDALGITALLNVSSDCPNHFEGHYQYKCIPVEDNHKADISSWFMEAIEYIDAVKERRGRVLVHCQAGISRSATICLAYLMMKKRVRLEEAFEFVKQRRSIISPNFSFMGQLLQFESQVLATSCAVEAASPSGPLRERGKATPTPTSQFVFSFPVSVGVHPAPSSLPYLHSPITTSPSC